A window of the Cannabis sativa cultivar Pink pepper isolate KNU-18-1 chromosome X, ASM2916894v1, whole genome shotgun sequence genome harbors these coding sequences:
- the LOC115724847 gene encoding uncharacterized protein LOC115724847 produces MELFTSTNLHFNSELENLLEPCITEDENILLSQPPTSEEIKKVVWNMPSLKSPGPDGFPTKFFKDYRDIVGPQTIEFVQEFFRSENFSKEINRTFIVLIPERANATVLDKIISPNQSAFVQGRWIAENSIIANELFFELNKRQGNSAYVGVKCDMSKAYDRLEWSFVLKLLLNGGLTKSFSPKRCLRQGDPLSPYLFIIGAEVLTRILLIEESKGNMSGFSFSREGPSISHLMYADDLLIFLKADNHNRNTVIQAIDKYCRWSGQRINVSKSKIFFSKNCSARCHEDFLQEMGFEEMLGDEKFLGDPIIFNGCRSSDFDFVIDNICSRLEGWRANLLSQAARMTLIKSVLASIPIYTMSTFLLPRKTTDCTDSIVRKFWWTGQCKEGRYLSLRAWDSLYKPKSCGGFGFRRAKDINFCLLAKLGWYLASGSMSLWTSVINAKYCKHAGLLSTSLPSRASPVANGIWATLEFIAENGVWIVGQNSSIDYWGQQWICGDGPILHKGLINPLTKTTTLVNDLVDLGSSGWNERMVENVFVPATALLINSLDRNFFPAFDVACWKSSNDGRFSFKAAYWDYNKMRFAEKDDTCGRIWLSNIHERFKVFLWKLCQDALPFGSKLQSIFGKPPSLCSLCGSERGELVAWLSHPPFQHLLNPQELSSFFLYGAVLYHKLWLCRNDAFHNGVPVDFKMVQKSIEKCFSEHDRIRNKESERPDSCRGVVELRWGLPRPGRVQGFVDFASDREVGAVAVVLYDASGSILAYGAKKVMVHDVFQGESESLHFGVSLALDLQIEGVDFHTDNTMLVKGLIDRNSPSWHSHFSFVKLYDLLLSSDCSVSWISRVFNKAAHALARWGLSHSCNGLLRFWEVSTHVLTKLCVLAKIISVS; encoded by the exons ATGGAATTGTTCACTTCCACGAATCTTCACTTTAATTCTGAGTTGGAGAATCTGTTAGAGCCGTGTATTACTGAGGATGAGAATATCCTTCTAAGTCAGCCCCCGACTTCGGAGGAAATTAAGAAAGTGGTGTGGAACATGCCCTCTTTGAAGTCTCCTGGCCCGGACGGTTTTCCTACAAAATTCTTTAAGGACTATCGGGATATCGTGGGACCTCAGACTATTGAGTTTGTGCAGGAGTTCTTTCGCTCTGAGAATTTTAGCAAGGAGATTAATCGAACATTTATTGTTCTTATTCCCGAAAGAGCCAATGCAACT GTGTTAGATAAAATTATATCTCCTAACCAGTCGGCTTTTGTGCAAGGTAGATGGATCGCGGAGAATTCAATTATTGCAAATGAGTTGTTCTTTGAGTTGAATAAGAGACAAGGAAATTCTGCTTATGTTGGGGTTAAGTGTGACATGTCAAAAGCTTACGATCGCTTGGAATGGAGCTTTGTTTTGAAG CTTTTGCTCAATGGCGGGTTAACTAAGTCTTTCTCTCCTAAAAGATGCCTCAGACAAGGCGATCCTCTCTCGCCCTACTTATTTATTATAGGTGCGGAAGTGTTAACTCGAATTCTTTTGATAGAAGAAAGCAAGGGTAATATGAGTGGCTTTTCTTTCTCTCGGGAGGGACCTTCTATTTCTCATTTGATGTATGCGGACGACCTTCTCATTTTCCTTAAGGCTGACAATCACAATCGTAATACGGTCATTCAAGCTATTGATAAATATTGCCGGTGGTCTGGGCAGAGGATTAATGTGTCCAAATCTAAGATTTTCTTTTCTAAGAATTGTTCTGCCAGATGTCATGAAGATTTTCTCCAGGAGATGGGTTTTGAAGAGATGTTGGGTGATGAGAAATTTCTGGGCGATCCGATCATTTTCAATGGCTGTCGAAGTTCTgattttgattttgttattgacaATATTTGCTCTCGGTTAGAAGGTTGGAGGGCTAACCTTTTATCCCAAGCCGCGCGGATGACTCTTATCAAAAGTGTCCTTGCTTCTATCCCTATATACACTATGTCAACATTCTTGCTTCCCCGAAAGACTACGGATTGCACCGATTCCATTGTGAGAAAATTTTGGTGGACTGGCCAGTGTAAAGAGGGCAGATATCTCTCTTTGAGGGCCTGGGACAGTCTCTATAAACCCAAGTCTTGTGGGGGTTTTGGTTTTAGGCGTGCTAAGGATATTAATTTTTGTCTGCTTGCTAAACTTGGCTGGTATTTAGCCTCTGGCTCTATGTCCCTTTGGACCTCGGTTATCAATGCAAAATACTGTAAACATGCTGGGTTGCTCTCTACCTCTCTTCCTTCTAGAGCTTCCCCAGTGGCGAATGGAATTTGGGCCACTCTGGAGTTCATAGCTGAGAATGGTGTGTGGATCGTTGGCCAAAACTCCTCTATTGATTACTGGGGCCAACAATGGATTTGTGGGGATGGTCCTATTCTGCATAAGGGCCTTATTAATCCGCTGACGAAGACCACGACTTTGGTAAATGACTTGGTTGATCTTGGCTCTTCGGGGTGGAATGAACGAATGGTAGAGAATGTGTTTGTTCCTGCAACGGCTTTGTTAATTAACTCTTTGGATAGGAATTTTTTCCCTGCTTTTGACGTGGCTTGCTGGAAATCTTCTAACGATGGTCGTTTCTCTTTCAAAGCGGCTTACTGGGATTATAACAAGATGAGATTTGCTGAAAAGGATGATACTTGTGGAAGGATTTGGCTTTCCAATATCCACGAACGTTTCAAGGTCTTCTTATGGAAACTTTGTCAAGATGCTTTGCCTTTCGGATCAAAGTTGCAGAGCATTTTTGGGAAGCCCCCTAGTTTATGCTCTCTTTGTGGTAGTGAGAGGGG GGAATTGGTCGCTTGGCTCTCTCATCCTCCCTTTCAACATCTTCTTAACCCGCAGGAGCTGTCTAGCTTTTTTCTTTATGGTGCTGTGCTGTATCATAAATTGTGGCTTTGTCGAAATGATGCTTTTCATAACGGGGTGCCTGTGGATTTTAAGATGGTGCAAAAGAGTATTGAGAAATGCTTCTCTGAGCATGACAGGATTCGGAATAAGGAGAGTGAGAGGCCTGATTCGTGTCGCGGTGTGGTGGAGCTCAGATGGGGTCTTCCAAGGCCTGGAAGAGTGCAGGGTTTCGTGGATTTTGCCTCGGACAGGGAGGTTGGGGCTGTGGCTGTGGTTCTTTATGATGCCTCTGGTTCGATCTTGGCTTATGGTGCGAAGAAAGTTATGGTTCATGACGTTTTTCAAGGGGAATCGGAGTCCCTGCACTTTGGAGTTTCTTTGGCTCTTGATCTGCAGATTGAAGGGGTGGACTTTCACACGGATAATACTATGCTGGTTAAGGGTTTGATTGACAGAAACTCTCCGTCCTGGCATTCTCATTTCTCTTTTGTTAAACTCTATGATCTGTTACTTAGCTCTGACTGTTCTGTTAGTTGGATTTCTCGTGTTTTTAATAAGGCTGCGCATGCTCTTGCTAGATGGGGTCTGTCCCATTCTTGTAATGGTTTATTGCGCTTTTGGGAGGTGAGTACCCATGTGCTCACCAAACTTTGTGTTTTGGCTAaaataatttcagtttcttag